The sequence below is a genomic window from Betaproteobacteria bacterium.
CTTTGAGCGCGACTACCTCGTGCAACTGCTCAAGATGACGCGCGGCAACGTGTCCCAGGCCGCGCGGCTCGCCAAGCGCAACCGGAGCGACTTCTATTCGCTCCTCGCGCGCCATTCGCTCGACCCCGGCCAGTTCAAGTCCTCGGTCGAATAGACCGCGGCTGTTGGCTTGCGCCAACACCCTGAGAGTCGCGCCCAATCAATCAGTTACGGCGGTGTTGCGGGGAAAGTGTTGGCTCTGCCCAACGCTCGGCAAGCGGCCGCCGACCCTGAAAGGTACGTTAACCGACTGAAATATTGAGGAAACATACTTCTGGCACGGTGACTGCCATGGAAACCGGCAGAACACAAACGAGGCAGGAGACGACACCATGAATCCCCATCACCATACAGCGATCCGATCCGGTCACCGCAACCGCGATCCACTGCAGATCCCGGTGAGCTTGAGCTTCGACGAGGAGCGCACGCCGCGCATCCTGGAAGTGACGCGGGACCTTGCGCTCTGGCTGGGTGTGGTGTCCGGCGCAGCGCTCGCAATCTTCTTCGTCGGCGCCAGCGTGCCCGAACTCAAGGCCGCCGCACACAAACCCGCCGCACAGGCCGTCGTCCACACCGCGTCAGCGGTGCAGTGCGCGGCGGATCATTAGATCGCCGCGCGCTCGGGACGCAGTCGGGACGAAAGACTCATGGACTCCACGCACTTCGATCTCGTTGCCTGGTCGCTCGCGCGCGTGAGGGCCGCAGCGGACGCTCCGGCGAAGCTCTTCCTCGCGCGCCTGGCCGAGCTCGATCCGACGCTGCTGCGCCTCTTCGGTGAAGTCGGCGCGAACGATCGTCGCGCCCACGCCCGAGTGCACCTGCTCGCGGCGGCCGGTTTCCGCGGAGACCGGGCACGCGCCGCATTGCGGGCGATTGCCGAGCGCTGCAAGCTGCGCCCGGTCGGCCTGCGCGATCAGGCCGTACTCCTCTCCGCCGCCCTCTGGACCCTGAAGCGCACGCTCGGTGCGGGGTTCACACCGGCCGACCGTGAGGCATGGGTGGCCTATCAGCAGCAACTGGTGAGCGCACTGGAAGCGGCAGCGCTGCCGCCACGCGGTTGCGAACCATGATCGCGACGGCACAGGCGTGGCAGACCCGGCTGGCGCGCATCGACGCGCAGGCGGCCGCGCTCAAGGCCGTCGGCATCACGTTCTTCGTGTGTGGTGCGATCGGGATGATCCTGCCGCTCGTGCCGACCACGGAGCTCTGGATGGTGGCCGCCTACTGCTTCGCGAAGAGCGCACCGGAACTAGCGGAACGCATGTTCGCGTATCCGCACATCGGCGCCGAGCTGCGCGACTGGGTCGAGCACGGCGTCATCAGCCGCAAGGTGAAGCTCTTCGCAATGATCGGGCTCTCCGCCAACTTCACGTCCGTGGTGTGGATGGCAGATCTGTCAGGCGCCGCACTCGCGATCTGGGCGGGAGTGCTGCTCGCGATCGCGGGGTACGTGGGGACGAGAAGGGAGCGGAGTTAGCGAGGACGCGCACGTGAACGCCAGTACCC
It includes:
- a CDS encoding YbaN family protein; this translates as MIATAQAWQTRLARIDAQAAALKAVGITFFVCGAIGMILPLVPTTELWMVAAYCFAKSAPELAERMFAYPHIGAELRDWVEHGVISRKVKLFAMIGLSANFTSVVWMADLSGAALAIWAGVLLAIAGYVGTRRERS